A window of the Salvelinus alpinus chromosome 25, SLU_Salpinus.1, whole genome shotgun sequence genome harbors these coding sequences:
- the LOC139553594 gene encoding prospero homeobox protein 1-like, with product MNLSLPDQNMHNPSDGGLEDNRAGLMIPCFRRNMYDEPLISYSNGSIISHLLRKTIHNKKALDESHFYLPTSTVSSSTMADSSQEDQSSVSSKDSAAESASPGRHLSTRVSPEEDRPLSDHLQAKRARVENIIRGMAGSPNSRLHGDSERAESDTRDAREAYRENKRKQMLPQHQEHSLNAAAPANRGSSSISSSKDEECHKLKVQLQSMQRILRQLQDKFLQVYNQEDVVHEDRDDTGTASPAENDDTTPSKESGLMFRINMDEELERKHDSGKGGCKDRVKTDRSYLTHQRGGKNLQETLKHELSKAVSDSVDRVFKKLSSTGLNQSSHQRMCHTLEHVIMGAERKSQVPCNQEQSHTEEPVKPQALEYYERSEACSPEDQTEALSLVVRKPPLSQLSSVTPTVKRPYPLHQSPFQFNYSTPLHDSQMLEHLLKYGPNTNFGGLPCMPPSMDRTSPNSVDLPWDAIVMRSKVTSSHLAHHRHPSGLGPVTVDSLCHPHVKMECGDLQSIAERNSYMSLNIQQGLTPNHLKKAKLMFFYTRYPSSNVLKTFFPDVKFNRCITSQLIKWFSNFREFYYIQMEKFARQAIVDGVTDVKDMSISRDSELFRALNMHYNKANDLQVPERFLEVSEITLQEFFNAISTAKDSDPSWKKAIYKVICKLDSDVPDEFKSSTCL from the exons ATGAACCTGAGCCTCCCTGACCAGAACATGCACAACCCCAGTGACGGTGGTCTGGAGGATAACAGGGCTGGGCTCATGATCCCCTGCTTCCGTAGAAACATGTACGATGAGCCTCTAATTTCATACTCCAATGGATCCATCATCTCTCACCTCCTGCGCAAAACCATCCACAATAAGAAGGCTCTGGACGAAAGCCATTTCTACCTACCCACATCGACTGTGTCCAGCTCCACAATGGCTGACTCCAGTCAGGAGGACCAGAGCAGTGTCTCGTCCAAGGACAGTGCGGCAGAGTCTGCATCCCCAGGCAGGCACCTCTCGACCAGGGTCAGCCCTGAGGAGGACAGGCCCCTGAGTGATCACCTCCAGGCCAAGCGTGCCCGTGTGGAGAACATCATCCGAGGCATGGCGGGGTCTCCCAACAGTAGGCTCCATGGGGACAGTGAAAGGGCTGAGTCAGACACCAGGGATGCTAGAGAGGCCTACAGGGAGAACAAACGTAAACAGATGCTCCCCCAGCATCAGGAGCACAGTCTCAATGCGGCAGCTCCAGCTAACAGAGGCAGCAGTAGCATCAGCAGCAGTAAGGATGAAGAGTGTCACAAGCTGAAGGTGCAGCTCCAGAGCATGCAGAGAATCCTGAGACAGCTCCAGGATAAGTTCTTACAGGTTTATAATCAGGAAGACGTTGTGCACGAAGACAGAGATGACACAGGCACAGCCAGCCCTGCTGAAAATGATGACACCACACCAAGCAAAGAGTCTGGGCTCATGTTCCGTATAAACATGGATGAGGAGTTAGAGAGGAAGCATGACAGTGGTAAAGGGGGCTGTAAGGACAGAGTGAAGACAGACAGAAGTTATCTGACACATCAAAGGGGAGGCAAGAACCTACAGGAGACTCTGAAGCATGAGCTCTCCAAAGCGGTGAGTGACAGTGTAGATAGGGTGTTCAAGAAACTCTCCTCCACGGGGCTCAACCAGTCATCTCATCAGCGCATGTGTCACACTCTGGAGCACGTCATTATGGGAGCTGAGAGGAAGAGCCAGGTACCCTGTAACCAGGAGCAATCACACACTGAGGAGCCAGTCAAACCCCAGGCTCTAGAGTACTATGAGAGAAGTGAGGCTTGCAGTCCTGAGGATCAGACCGAAGCTCTGTCTCTAGTGGTCCGTAAGCCGCCCCTGAGCCAGCTTAGCTCAGTTACCCCGACGGTGAAGAGGCCCTATCCCTTACACCAGTCTCCATTCCAGTTCAACTACAGCACACCTCTCCATGACAGTCAAATGCTGGAACACCTCCTCAAATACGGACCCAACACTAACTTCGGAGGTCTCCCATGCATGCCCCCATCCATGGACAGAACCTCACCAAACTCGGTGGACCTACCCTGGGATGCCATCGTCATGAGGTCCAAAGTCACATCCAGCCACCTGGCCCACCACCGTCACCCATCAGGCCTGGGTCCAGTGACTGTGGACAGTCTGTGTCACCCTCATGTCAAGATGGAGTGTGGGGACCTGCAGAGCATAGCAGAGAGAAACTCCTACATGTCTCTCA acatccagcaaGGCCTAACCCCCAACCATCTGAAGAAAGCTAAGCTGATGTTCTTCTACACCCGTTACCCCAGCTCCAACGTGCTGAAAACCTTCTTTCCAGATGTCAAG TTCAATCGCTGCATCACCTCTCAGCTCATCAAATGGTTCAGTAACTTCCGGGAGTTTTACTACATCCAGATGGAGAAGTTTGCCCGCCAGGCCATAGTGGACGGCGTCACGGACGTGAAAGACATGTCCATCAGCAGAGACTCTGAGCTGTTCAGAGCCCTCAACATGCACTACAACAAAGCCAATGACCTCCAG GTTCCTGAGAGATTCCTTGAGGTTTCTGAAATTACTCTTCAGGAGTTTTTCAATGCCATTTCAACTGCTAAAGATTCTGACCCCTCTTGGAAGAAGGCAATCTACAAGGTCATCTGTAAGCTGGACAGTGATGTCCCAGATGAGTTCAAATCATCCACCTGCCTATAG